A portion of the Microbacterium hominis genome contains these proteins:
- a CDS encoding 1-phosphofructokinase family hexose kinase: MIVTLTANPSLDRAIALAAPLQPGEVQSALSSREDAGGKGINVARVVRGAGLGARAVLPLADADPYDVALRAAGVDAWRVPVRGFVRANLTITDPAGVTTKLNLPGAQLGPDERQAVIDATVSACVGARWLVLAGSLPPGASDDFYVAVIAALRDAHGAAAPRIAVDTSGAALEAVVAHGRPDLIKPNDEELAALAGVPLDPSAAPEEGVLAIAAAIVPERAASALITLGSHGAVFVDADGAWFAPAPRITVASTVGAGDSSLAGWLIADAEGAPADERLRRAIRYGAAAASLPGTQAPRPEDLPTADIAVRRLAGIH, encoded by the coding sequence ATGATCGTGACACTCACGGCCAATCCGTCGCTCGACCGGGCGATCGCGCTCGCGGCGCCGCTGCAGCCGGGGGAGGTGCAGTCCGCGCTCTCCTCCCGCGAAGACGCCGGCGGCAAGGGCATCAACGTCGCCCGCGTCGTGCGCGGTGCCGGGCTCGGCGCGCGCGCGGTGCTCCCTCTCGCGGACGCCGATCCCTACGACGTCGCCCTGCGGGCAGCTGGAGTGGATGCGTGGCGCGTGCCGGTCCGCGGGTTCGTCCGCGCGAACCTGACGATCACCGACCCCGCGGGGGTCACCACGAAGCTCAACCTGCCGGGGGCGCAGCTCGGGCCCGACGAGCGGCAGGCCGTCATCGACGCCACCGTCTCAGCGTGCGTCGGCGCGCGCTGGCTCGTGCTGGCCGGCTCGCTGCCGCCCGGCGCATCCGACGACTTCTACGTGGCCGTGATCGCGGCGCTCCGCGACGCACACGGGGCTGCGGCACCCCGCATCGCCGTCGACACCTCCGGTGCGGCGCTCGAGGCCGTCGTCGCCCACGGGCGCCCCGATCTCATCAAGCCCAACGATGAGGAGCTCGCGGCGCTCGCCGGAGTGCCGCTCGACCCGTCGGCTGCGCCCGAGGAAGGCGTGCTCGCCATCGCCGCGGCGATCGTGCCGGAGCGCGCGGCATCCGCCCTCATCACGCTCGGCTCCCACGGCGCCGTCTTCGTCGACGCAGACGGCGCGTGGTTCGCCCCCGCCCCCCGCATCACGGTGGCGTCCACCGTGGGCGCCGGGGACAGCTCGCTCGCGGGCTGGCTGATCGCCGACGCCGAGGGTGCGCCCGCCGACGAGCGGCTGCGCCGCGCGATCCGGTACGGCGCGGCCGCGGCATCCCTCCCGGGCACGCAGGCACCGCGTCCCGAAGACCTCCCCACCGCCGACATCGCCGTGAGGCGACTGGCCGGCATCCACTGA
- a CDS encoding branched-chain amino acid aminotransferase, whose translation MTLLDSDPDTGLAPLEFAVTRNLAAKAPAQREEILANPGFGTSFTDHMVDICWSVGGGWHRPRVQPYGPLSLDPAAAVLHYGQEIFEGIKAYRHADGSVHTFRPDQNGRRLQRSARRLALPELPVPYFIQSLRELIAVDGDWVPSGDDQSLYLRPFMFAKEAFLGVRPAHKVGYYVIASPAGAYFKGGVKPVSIWLSEDYARAGKGGTGAAKTGGNYAASLLPQSEAYENECDQVVFLDQDGNVEELGGMNVIFVYKDGTIVTPQSPSILEGITRESILQLARDRGHKVEGRAVSLAEWRQGVASGDIVEVFACGTAAVVTPIGVLKGKDFLDEQPTGELALSLREELTDIQYGRREDRHGWLLRLDA comes from the coding sequence ATGACCCTCCTCGACTCTGACCCCGACACCGGCCTCGCTCCGCTCGAGTTCGCCGTCACCCGCAACCTCGCCGCCAAGGCGCCGGCCCAGCGCGAGGAGATCCTCGCCAACCCCGGGTTCGGCACGAGCTTCACCGATCACATGGTCGACATCTGCTGGTCGGTCGGCGGCGGGTGGCACCGCCCGCGCGTGCAGCCGTACGGTCCGCTCTCGCTCGACCCGGCCGCGGCAGTGCTGCACTACGGTCAGGAGATCTTCGAGGGCATCAAGGCCTACCGCCACGCCGACGGATCGGTGCACACCTTCCGCCCCGACCAGAACGGCCGTCGCCTGCAGCGCTCCGCGCGCCGGCTGGCGCTGCCGGAGCTCCCCGTCCCGTACTTCATCCAGTCGCTGCGCGAACTGATCGCCGTCGACGGAGACTGGGTGCCGTCGGGCGACGACCAGAGCCTGTATCTGCGCCCCTTCATGTTCGCGAAGGAGGCCTTCCTGGGCGTGCGGCCGGCGCACAAGGTCGGCTACTACGTGATCGCCTCGCCCGCCGGTGCCTACTTCAAGGGCGGCGTGAAGCCCGTCTCGATCTGGCTGAGCGAGGACTACGCCCGCGCCGGAAAGGGCGGCACGGGCGCCGCCAAGACCGGCGGCAATTACGCCGCGAGCCTCCTGCCCCAGTCCGAGGCCTATGAGAACGAGTGCGACCAGGTCGTGTTCCTCGACCAGGACGGCAACGTCGAGGAACTCGGCGGCATGAACGTGATCTTCGTCTACAAGGACGGCACGATCGTCACCCCGCAGTCTCCGTCGATCCTCGAGGGCATCACGCGCGAGTCGATCCTCCAGCTCGCCCGCGACCGCGGCCACAAGGTCGAAGGCCGCGCGGTCTCGCTCGCCGAATGGCGTCAGGGCGTGGCATCCGGCGACATCGTCGAGGTGTTCGCCTGCGGAACGGCCGCCGTCGTGACCCCGATCGGCGTGCTCAAGGGCAAGGACTTCCTCGACGAGCAGCCCACCGGCGAGCTCGCGCTGTCGCTGCGCGAGGAGCTCACCGACATCCAGTACGGCCGCCGGGAAGACCGGCACGGCTGGCTGCTGCGCCTCGACGCCTGA
- the gltX gene encoding glutamate--tRNA ligase → MSSAPDPRTTTATGADVRVRFCPSPTGLPHVGLIRTVLFNWAYARNQGGTLVFRIEDTDAARDSEESYQQLLEALRWLKIDWDEGVEVGGPHAPYRQSQRHEIYREVLDKLIAAGAVYESYSTAEEIDARNQANGRAKQLGYDNFDRDLTDEQKAAFRAEGRQPAYRLRVPDEDLTYVDLIRGEVTFPAGSFPDFVLVRAGGVPLYPFVNPVDDALMGITHVIRGEDLMPSTARQLALYRALVDAGVTTFIPRFAHMPLVLGEVGNKKLSKRDPKADLFLQRDKGFIHEGLLNYLALLGWSIGPDRDVFSLEELIAAFDIADVNPNPARFDQKKAESINGDHIRMLDAADFAARIVPYLAAAGLVEQPPTPAQQELLAQAAPLIQERLPLLGDAPGLLAFLFRDEVAYEDDALSSLPANAGDVLAASAAALEAVPETDFTATAVQDALSAALVEGLGLKPRVAYGPLRVALSGRRVSPPLFESMELLGKAETLRRVGGLSARHA, encoded by the coding sequence ATGTCTTCTGCACCCGATCCCCGCACCACCACCGCGACCGGCGCCGATGTGCGCGTGCGCTTCTGCCCGTCGCCGACCGGCCTGCCCCACGTCGGGCTCATCCGCACCGTGCTGTTCAACTGGGCCTACGCGCGCAATCAGGGTGGCACGCTCGTGTTCCGCATCGAGGACACCGACGCGGCGCGCGACAGCGAGGAGAGCTATCAGCAGCTGCTTGAGGCCCTGCGCTGGCTGAAGATCGACTGGGACGAGGGCGTCGAGGTCGGCGGCCCGCACGCGCCGTACCGCCAGTCGCAGCGGCACGAGATCTACCGCGAGGTGCTCGACAAGCTCATCGCGGCCGGCGCGGTCTACGAGTCGTACTCGACCGCCGAGGAGATCGACGCGCGCAACCAAGCCAACGGTCGCGCCAAGCAGCTCGGCTACGACAACTTCGATCGCGACCTCACCGACGAGCAGAAGGCGGCGTTCCGCGCCGAGGGGCGCCAGCCCGCCTATCGCCTGCGCGTGCCGGACGAGGACCTGACCTACGTCGACCTCATCCGCGGCGAGGTGACCTTCCCGGCCGGCTCGTTCCCGGACTTCGTGCTGGTGCGCGCCGGTGGAGTGCCCCTCTACCCGTTCGTGAACCCGGTCGACGACGCGCTCATGGGCATCACGCACGTCATCCGCGGCGAGGACCTCATGCCCTCGACCGCCCGCCAGCTCGCGCTGTACCGGGCGCTGGTGGATGCCGGTGTGACGACGTTCATCCCGCGCTTCGCGCACATGCCGCTGGTTCTCGGCGAGGTGGGCAACAAGAAGCTCTCCAAGCGGGACCCCAAGGCCGACCTGTTCCTCCAGCGCGACAAGGGATTCATCCACGAGGGTCTGCTCAACTACCTCGCGCTGCTGGGCTGGTCGATCGGACCCGACCGCGACGTCTTCTCGCTCGAGGAGCTCATCGCCGCGTTCGACATCGCCGACGTGAACCCCAACCCGGCCCGCTTCGACCAGAAGAAGGCCGAGTCGATCAACGGCGACCACATCCGCATGCTGGATGCCGCCGACTTCGCCGCGCGGATCGTGCCGTACCTCGCCGCAGCCGGTCTCGTCGAGCAGCCGCCGACGCCGGCGCAGCAGGAGCTGCTCGCGCAGGCCGCGCCGCTCATCCAGGAGCGTCTGCCGCTCCTGGGCGATGCGCCGGGCCTGCTCGCCTTCCTGTTCCGCGACGAGGTCGCCTACGAGGACGACGCGCTCTCGTCGCTCCCGGCGAACGCGGGCGACGTGCTCGCAGCGTCGGCAGCCGCTCTCGAGGCTGTTCCGGAGACGGACTTCACGGCCACTGCGGTGCAGGACGCGCTCTCGGCGGCGCTCGTCGAAGGGCTCGGCCTCAAGCCGCGCGTCGCCTACGGCCCCCTGCGCGTCGCGCTCAGCGGCCGTCGGGTGTCGCCGCCGCTGTTCGAATCGATGGAGCTCCTCGGCAAGGCCGAGACGCTCCGCCGGGTGGGCGGACTCTCGGCGCGACACGCCTGA
- a CDS encoding MFS transporter, with translation MPDPALTGALAPTEIARIQRRTVGVLSVGQVLGGLAFGATISLGAILAVDLSGDEAFAGLATAAITLGTAVIAIPLARLAQRRGRRISLSTGMAIALAGVILVIAAAAVRSFPLLLAAFALVGAGQSVNLQSRFAAADLASSATRGRDLSIVVWATTIGAVLGPNLTGPGEALGQAIGMPPLTGPYLFTVVGQALSILLYLAALRPDPLLLAQRVVAAASSDPASARPIASIDHPRAARFAIAAIAAAHGTMVAIMAMTPVHLLHHGADLTIIGVTISLHIAGMYALSPVFGILTDRIGRVPTILLGQVLLAAALLTASFGQDSTPAVTVGLTLLGLGWSAATVAGSALLTEASAEQQRTRRQGLSDFTMSIVGAAGAILAGVVLGWIGYGGLALVVSALVIATVLLAPLGRIPTSARAERA, from the coding sequence ATGCCTGACCCGGCGCTCACCGGCGCTCTGGCGCCCACCGAGATCGCGCGGATCCAGCGCCGCACCGTCGGCGTGCTCTCGGTCGGCCAGGTGCTCGGCGGCCTCGCCTTCGGGGCGACGATCTCGCTCGGCGCGATCCTCGCCGTCGACCTGTCGGGCGACGAGGCCTTCGCGGGGCTCGCGACCGCGGCGATCACCCTCGGCACGGCTGTCATCGCGATTCCGCTCGCCCGCCTGGCCCAGCGTCGGGGCCGCCGCATCTCGCTGAGCACGGGCATGGCGATCGCCCTCGCCGGTGTGATCCTCGTGATCGCCGCCGCGGCGGTGCGCTCTTTCCCGCTCCTGCTCGCCGCCTTCGCGCTGGTCGGGGCGGGTCAGTCGGTGAACCTTCAGTCCCGGTTCGCGGCCGCCGATCTCGCTTCCTCCGCCACGCGGGGCCGCGATCTGTCGATCGTGGTGTGGGCGACGACCATCGGTGCCGTGCTGGGCCCGAATCTCACGGGCCCGGGTGAAGCGCTCGGTCAGGCGATCGGGATGCCGCCGCTGACCGGTCCGTATCTGTTCACGGTCGTGGGCCAGGCGCTGAGCATCCTGCTCTACCTCGCCGCGCTGCGGCCGGATCCGCTGCTGCTCGCCCAACGGGTCGTCGCCGCGGCATCCTCGGATCCTGCCTCGGCGCGCCCGATCGCCTCGATCGACCATCCCCGTGCGGCGCGGTTCGCCATCGCCGCGATCGCGGCCGCACACGGCACGATGGTGGCGATCATGGCGATGACCCCCGTGCACCTGCTCCACCACGGGGCGGACCTGACGATCATCGGAGTGACGATCAGCCTGCACATCGCCGGCATGTACGCCCTGTCGCCGGTGTTCGGCATTCTGACCGACCGGATCGGGCGGGTGCCGACGATCCTGCTCGGGCAGGTGCTCCTCGCCGCAGCGCTGCTGACCGCCTCGTTCGGGCAGGATTCCACTCCCGCCGTGACGGTCGGTCTGACTCTGCTGGGTCTCGGATGGAGCGCGGCCACCGTCGCCGGTTCGGCGCTTCTCACCGAGGCCTCTGCGGAACAGCAGCGCACCCGCCGTCAGGGGCTCAGCGACTTCACCATGAGCATCGTGGGAGCGGCGGGGGCCATCCTCGCGGGCGTGGTTCTCGGGTGGATCGGGTACGGCGGGCTCGCGCTGGTCGTCTCGGCGCTCGTGATCGCGACGGTTCTGCTCGCCCCGCTCGGTCGCATCCCCACCTCAGCGCGCGCCGAGCGCGCGTAG
- a CDS encoding fumarylacetoacetate hydrolase family protein, whose amino-acid sequence MRIARFSHHNAIKFGIVDDRELVVLAGDPMFAGYDTTGERVPLADVALLAPVIPRSKIVAVGRNYRDHAAELGNEVPAAPMLFFKPNTSVIGPGDAVVLPSGSDFVSFEGELAAVIGRIAKNVPAENALDYVFGYTIANDLTARDWQKSDGQWARAKGFDTSCPLGPAIETEFALDGGATITTRLNGEVRQQGPISDMIFSLPEVIAFASAAFTLLPGDVILTGTPAGVGQIVAGDVVEVEIDGLGILRTPARDA is encoded by the coding sequence GTGAGGATCGCGCGCTTCAGCCACCACAACGCCATCAAGTTCGGCATCGTCGACGACCGAGAGCTGGTCGTGCTCGCCGGCGATCCGATGTTCGCCGGGTACGACACGACGGGGGAGCGGGTGCCGCTGGCCGACGTGGCGCTGCTCGCGCCCGTCATCCCGCGGTCGAAGATCGTCGCGGTGGGTCGCAACTATCGCGACCACGCCGCCGAGCTCGGCAACGAGGTGCCGGCGGCACCGATGCTGTTCTTCAAACCGAACACCTCGGTCATCGGCCCCGGCGATGCCGTCGTGCTCCCCTCCGGCTCCGACTTCGTGAGCTTCGAGGGAGAACTGGCCGCCGTCATCGGCCGCATCGCCAAGAACGTTCCGGCCGAGAACGCGCTCGACTACGTGTTCGGATACACCATCGCGAACGACCTCACCGCCCGCGACTGGCAGAAATCCGACGGGCAGTGGGCCCGGGCGAAGGGATTCGACACCTCGTGCCCGCTCGGTCCCGCGATCGAGACCGAGTTCGCCCTCGACGGCGGCGCGACGATCACCACGCGTCTGAACGGCGAGGTCCGCCAGCAGGGCCCGATCAGCGACATGATCTTCTCGCTTCCCGAGGTCATCGCCTTCGCCTCCGCCGCCTTCACGCTGCTGCCAGGCGACGTCATCCTCACCGGCACGCCGGCCGGCGTCGGGCAGATCGTGGCCGGCGACGTGGTCGAGGTCGAGATCGACGGGCTCGGCATCTTGAGAACACCTGCGCGGGATGCCTGA
- a CDS encoding LysR family transcriptional regulator: protein MPTESAPSFDAADLRVVKAVADAGSITAAAERLGYSQPAISQQLKRLELRVGAALVERVGRSVRLTEAGRVLARHATAVSTVLEAAAGELAELSGLQAARVRLVGFPSASPTLVPRLLADLAHRHPGISITYVEAEPPEAVDAVRDDRADIALTFSYPGDRDDPHGASARGLDVRAVGADDLLAVLPASHPLVVDDVVDVAGLAAADWIAGCPRCRGHLLELCERAGFTPRIAFETDNVVAVESLVAQGIGVATLPRMAAESFPPLPGVVFASLPEGEARTIHTVTARGADRVPAVRVVLVAIRAVLAS, encoded by the coding sequence ATGCCGACCGAGAGTGCGCCGAGCTTCGATGCCGCCGACCTGCGGGTGGTGAAAGCCGTCGCCGATGCCGGATCGATCACCGCTGCGGCGGAGCGGCTGGGGTACAGTCAGCCGGCGATCAGCCAGCAGCTGAAGCGCCTCGAGCTGCGCGTCGGCGCGGCTCTGGTCGAACGAGTGGGCCGCTCGGTGCGACTCACCGAGGCCGGGAGGGTCCTCGCCCGTCACGCGACCGCCGTCTCGACGGTGCTCGAGGCGGCCGCGGGCGAGCTGGCGGAGCTGAGCGGGCTCCAGGCCGCGCGGGTGCGGCTGGTCGGGTTCCCTTCGGCCTCGCCTACGCTCGTGCCGCGCCTTCTCGCAGACCTCGCCCACCGGCATCCCGGCATCTCGATCACCTATGTCGAGGCCGAACCTCCCGAGGCGGTGGATGCGGTGCGCGACGATCGCGCCGACATCGCACTCACGTTCAGCTATCCGGGCGATCGCGACGACCCCCACGGGGCGAGCGCGCGTGGACTCGACGTGCGAGCGGTCGGCGCTGACGACCTGCTCGCCGTACTCCCGGCATCCCATCCGCTCGTCGTCGACGATGTCGTGGACGTGGCGGGACTCGCGGCCGCAGACTGGATCGCGGGGTGCCCGCGCTGCCGCGGACACCTGCTCGAGCTGTGCGAACGCGCGGGATTCACCCCGCGCATCGCGTTCGAGACCGACAACGTCGTGGCCGTCGAGAGCCTTGTGGCGCAGGGGATTGGCGTCGCGACCCTGCCGCGCATGGCGGCCGAGTCGTTTCCACCACTGCCGGGGGTGGTGTTCGCGTCCCTGCCCGAGGGCGAGGCGCGCACCATCCACACCGTCACGGCGCGCGGAGCCGACCGCGTGCCCGCGGTGCGGGTCGTGCTCGTCGCGATCCGCGCCGTCCTCGCATCCTGA
- a CDS encoding aminoglycoside phosphotransferase family protein, which produces MADKPRAEHAIDEDTVRRLLRTQADPLIPGTSSRPLGKTAEGWDCEIWRAGDDLAVRLPRRAAAAPLIIHEQRVLPLVSAAVQATGVALPTPLVCGAPDGDFPWPWSVVPWIEGHTGLDAPRSTRSAWAEPLAAALEALHSPATADAPVNPFRGGPLRGRDGAVHGRIAQLRASRAVARRDLDRAESVWVAGLDASSWSGPAVWIHGDLHPGNILADGDRLVGIVDFGDVTSGDPAYDLAVGWLAFDAAGRSAFRSAVGSRVDEATWVRARAWAASLGLMLLAHSDDVPAYAELGRESLRETIGIG; this is translated from the coding sequence ATGGCCGACAAGCCGCGCGCCGAGCACGCCATCGACGAAGACACGGTGCGACGACTGCTGCGGACTCAGGCCGACCCGCTCATCCCCGGCACGTCGTCGCGCCCCCTCGGCAAGACAGCTGAGGGCTGGGATTGCGAGATCTGGCGCGCCGGCGACGATCTCGCCGTCCGTCTGCCTCGTCGCGCGGCCGCCGCACCGCTGATCATCCACGAACAGCGCGTGCTCCCCCTGGTGAGCGCCGCCGTGCAGGCAACGGGGGTCGCGTTGCCGACGCCGCTCGTCTGCGGCGCGCCGGACGGGGACTTCCCCTGGCCGTGGTCGGTCGTCCCCTGGATCGAGGGGCACACGGGCCTGGACGCGCCGCGATCGACGCGCAGCGCATGGGCGGAGCCGCTCGCCGCCGCTCTCGAGGCTCTGCACTCCCCCGCGACCGCGGACGCTCCGGTGAACCCGTTCCGCGGCGGACCGCTGCGCGGGCGCGACGGGGCGGTGCACGGACGGATCGCACAGCTGCGCGCATCACGTGCCGTCGCGCGACGCGATCTCGACAGGGCGGAGTCGGTCTGGGTCGCCGGACTCGACGCGTCGTCGTGGAGCGGCCCCGCGGTGTGGATCCACGGCGACCTCCACCCCGGAAACATCCTCGCCGACGGGGATCGCCTGGTCGGGATCGTGGACTTCGGCGACGTCACCTCGGGCGACCCCGCCTACGACCTGGCCGTCGGCTGGCTCGCCTTCGACGCGGCGGGACGATCCGCGTTCCGCTCCGCCGTCGGCTCCCGCGTCGATGAGGCGACCTGGGTGCGCGCGCGGGCGTGGGCGGCATCCCTCGGTCTCATGCTCCTCGCCCACAGCGACGACGTGCCGGCGTACGCCGAGCTCGGTCGAGAGTCGCTGCGCGAGACGATCGGCATCGGCTGA
- a CDS encoding aminotransferase class V-fold PLP-dependent enzyme, with translation MLASQALAPAPAHAAFDGGRGYLAACTAGIPPRAATEAMRADLDASASGRIDIAGYTAAVERSRTLFAAIVGVDADRIAIGSQVSVTASLIAASLPHDAEVLVPEGEFSSIVLPFVHAGRSLRMRTAALSDLAEAIGPDTALVAFSAVQSATGEVADLEAIAAAADRHGARTFCDATQAVGWLPIDASRFDALVCHAYKWLCAPRGVSFLAVSADFADALAPVHAGWYAGADPWSSCYGGDAALAAGAGRFDVSPAWQAFVGAAPALQLFARADLTRIHDHATGLAARFRRGLGLPRPARASAIVTWDDPTGRDLALLTAAGITASGRAGRARVAFHLFNDEVDLDDALRALGAR, from the coding sequence ATGCTCGCTTCGCAGGCCCTCGCCCCCGCTCCCGCCCATGCCGCCTTCGACGGCGGCCGCGGCTACCTCGCGGCGTGCACGGCCGGCATTCCTCCGCGCGCCGCGACCGAGGCGATGCGGGCCGACCTCGACGCCTCGGCCTCCGGCCGGATCGACATCGCCGGCTACACCGCCGCGGTGGAGCGGTCGCGCACGCTGTTCGCCGCGATCGTCGGAGTGGATGCCGACCGGATCGCGATCGGATCGCAGGTGTCGGTGACGGCGTCGCTGATCGCGGCCTCACTCCCGCACGATGCCGAGGTGCTCGTACCCGAGGGAGAGTTCTCCTCGATCGTGCTGCCATTCGTCCACGCCGGCCGGAGCCTCCGGATGCGCACGGCGGCGCTGTCCGACCTGGCCGAGGCGATCGGCCCCGACACCGCACTGGTGGCCTTCTCGGCCGTGCAGTCCGCGACGGGCGAGGTCGCCGACCTCGAGGCCATCGCCGCGGCGGCCGACCGCCACGGTGCGCGCACGTTCTGCGACGCGACGCAGGCCGTCGGCTGGCTCCCGATCGACGCGTCGCGCTTCGACGCCCTCGTGTGCCACGCGTACAAGTGGCTGTGCGCGCCACGCGGCGTCTCGTTCCTGGCTGTCTCGGCGGACTTCGCCGACGCACTCGCTCCCGTCCACGCCGGTTGGTACGCCGGGGCCGACCCCTGGTCGTCGTGCTACGGCGGCGATGCGGCACTGGCCGCCGGAGCCGGCCGATTCGACGTGTCCCCCGCCTGGCAGGCGTTCGTCGGCGCGGCCCCCGCGCTCCAATTGTTCGCCCGTGCGGACCTTACCCGGATCCACGACCACGCGACCGGCCTCGCGGCTCGTTTCCGGCGAGGCCTCGGCCTGCCGCGCCCGGCACGCGCGTCGGCGATCGTCACATGGGACGACCCGACCGGGCGCGATCTCGCGCTGCTCACCGCGGCGGGGATCACCGCCTCCGGTCGCGCGGGGCGCGCGCGCGTCGCGTTCCACCTGTTCAACGACGAGGTGGACCTCGACGACGCGCTACGCGCGCTCGGCGCGCGCTGA
- a CDS encoding DeoR/GlpR family DNA-binding transcription regulator, with translation MYATERHRLIERLLLEDGRVSVVDLARRFAVTTETVRRDLDLLEGEGALRRVHGGAVARERGSTSEPSLTERLGSRGESKTAIAARALAAVGSDFRGSIFFDAGTTTGAVAALLVDSGPRPGVEAVTHALQLAQTLATGEGLGLTVIGGRVRGVTGAAVGADTVHAIEGFRPDIAFVGTNGLSAGFGLSTPDPDEAAVKRAIVAGARRVVVVADADKLGRELLVGFAPLDAIDVLVTDAAPDHQLSVALDDAGVEVWRA, from the coding sequence ATGTACGCGACGGAGCGCCACCGGCTCATCGAACGCCTCCTCCTCGAGGACGGTCGAGTGAGTGTCGTCGACCTCGCCCGCCGGTTCGCCGTCACGACCGAGACCGTCCGCCGCGACCTCGACCTGCTCGAGGGCGAGGGTGCGCTGCGGCGGGTCCACGGCGGCGCCGTCGCCCGGGAGCGGGGGAGCACCTCCGAGCCGTCGCTGACAGAGCGCCTCGGCAGTCGCGGGGAGTCGAAGACCGCCATCGCGGCGCGCGCACTCGCGGCGGTCGGGTCCGACTTCCGCGGATCGATCTTCTTCGACGCGGGCACCACGACCGGCGCCGTGGCGGCGCTGCTCGTCGACTCCGGACCCCGGCCGGGTGTCGAGGCGGTCACCCACGCGCTGCAGCTCGCCCAGACCCTCGCGACCGGCGAAGGGCTCGGGCTCACCGTGATCGGCGGCCGGGTGCGCGGGGTCACGGGAGCAGCCGTCGGCGCCGACACGGTGCACGCCATCGAGGGGTTCCGGCCCGACATCGCCTTCGTGGGCACCAACGGGCTCTCGGCCGGATTCGGCCTGAGCACGCCCGACCCCGATGAGGCGGCGGTCAAACGCGCCATCGTCGCCGGCGCGCGGCGGGTCGTCGTCGTCGCCGACGCCGACAAGCTCGGGCGCGAGCTGCTCGTGGGATTCGCGCCGCTCGACGCGATCGACGTGCTCGTGACCGATGCCGCGCCCGACCATCAGCTGAGCGTCGCGCTGGACGACGCAGGAGTGGAGGTGTGGCGCGCATGA